In the Oncorhynchus keta strain PuntledgeMale-10-30-2019 chromosome 14, Oket_V2, whole genome shotgun sequence genome, one interval contains:
- the LOC118393044 gene encoding nuclear receptor subfamily 5 group A member 2-like isoform X2 — MLGEKVQGVPLMVGVMDYNYDEDLEELCPVCGDKVSGYHYGLLTCESCKGFFKRTVQNKKRYTCAENQECKIDKTQRKRCPCCRFQKCLDVGMRLEAVRADRMRGGRNKFGPMYKRDRAMKQQKKALIRSTGFKLESAPPQLSPVQTNYGFTGTLHSLPSVPKGLMPSIPASITPTDYEASLYGPSSLGVAMQPHGPLPTQYLCTAFPSRAIKSEYSDHHTSSPESLVGYPFPDVYPSGGSPQPPPLSPLVLELLRCDPDEMQVQSKIMAFLQQEQSGRGRQDRLSTFSLMCRMADQTLFSIVEWARSCIFFKELKVGDQMKLLHNCWSELLVLDHVFRQVQHGKESSLLLVTGQEMDLSSVGSQAGLSLSGLVQRGQELAGRLLALQVDRREVACLKFLLLFNPSE; from the exons ATGTTGGGAGAAAAGGTACAAG GCGTCCCATTGATGGTAGGCGTAATGGACTACAACTATGATGAAGATTTGGAAGAATTGTGTCCTGTTTGTGGAGATAAGGTCTCAGGATACCACTATGGACTCCTTACATGTGAAAGTTGTAAG GGTTTCTTCAAGAGGACAGTCCAAAACAAGAAGAGGTATACTTGTGCAGAAAACCAGGAGTGTAAAATAGACAAAACCCAGCGGAAGAGATGTCCCTGCTGCCGATTCCAGAAATGCCTTGATGTTGGCATGAGATTAGAAG CTGTGCGTGCAGACCGCATGCGTGGGGGTAGAAATAAGTTTGGCCCCATGTACAAGCGGGACAGAGCCATGAAGCAGCAGAAGAAGGCTTTGATCCGTTCCACGGGCTTCAAGCTGGAGTCTGCTCCTCCACAGCTCTCCCCTGTACAGACTAACTATGGCTTCACTGGCACCCTGCACAGCCTCCCATCCGTCCCCAAAGGCCTTATGCCCTCCATCCCAGCCTCCATCACCCCCACAGACTATGAGGCCAGCCTCTACGGACCCTCCTCCCTGGGGGTGGCCATGCAGCCCCATGGACCCTTGCCTACCCAGTACCTGTGCACAGCATTCCCCAGCAGGGCCATCAAGTCTGAGTACTCTGACCACCACACAAGCtccccagagtctctggtggggTACCCCTTTCCGGATGTGTACCCCTCCGGAGGCTCCCCACagcctccccccctctcccccctggtGCTAGAGCTGTTGCGCTGCGACCCAGATGAGATGCAGGTGCAGAGTAAGATCATGGCCTTCCTGCAGCAGGAGCAGAGTGGCCGGGGCCGGCAGGACAGGCTCAGCACCTTCAGCCTCATGTGTCGCATGGCCGACCAGACTCTGTTCTCCATAGTGGAGTGGGCCAGGAGCTGCATCTTCTTCAAGGAGCTCAAG GTGGGGGACCAGATGAAGCTTCTTCACAACTGTTGGTCTGAGCTGCTGGTCCTGGACCATGTCTTCAGACAAGTGCAACATGGGAAGGAGAGCAGCCTGCTGCTGGTTACTGGGCAGGAG ATGGATCTCTCATCCGTGGGGTCACAGGCGGGCTTGAGTCTGTCAGGCCTGGTCCAGAGAGGACAGGAGCTGGCTGGGAGGCTACTAGCCCTGCAggtggacaggagagaggttgcCTGCCTCaagttcctcctcctcttcaatcCCAGTGAGTAG
- the LOC118393044 gene encoding steroidogenic factor 1-like isoform X1 → MLGEKVQGVPLMVGVMDYNYDEDLEELCPVCGDKVSGYHYGLLTCESCKGFFKRTVQNKKRYTCAENQECKIDKTQRKRCPCCRFQKCLDVGMRLEAVRADRMRGGRNKFGPMYKRDRAMKQQKKALIRSTGFKLESAPPQLSPVQTNYGFTGTLHSLPSVPKGLMPSIPASITPTDYEASLYGPSSLGVAMQPHGPLPTQYLCTAFPSRAIKSEYSDHHTSSPESLVGYPFPDVYPSGGSPQPPPLSPLVLELLRCDPDEMQVQSKIMAFLQQEQSGRGRQDRLSTFSLMCRMADQTLFSIVEWARSCIFFKELKVGDQMKLLHNCWSELLVLDHVFRQVQHGKESSLLLVTGQEMDLSSVGSQAGLSLSGLVQRGQELAGRLLALQVDRREVACLKFLLLFNPNVKLLENQVFVESVQEQVNGALLEYTVCTYPLYLDKFSQLVLHLPELRALSTQAEDYLRYKHLSGEVPCNNLLIEMLHAKKACI, encoded by the exons ATGTTGGGAGAAAAGGTACAAG GCGTCCCATTGATGGTAGGCGTAATGGACTACAACTATGATGAAGATTTGGAAGAATTGTGTCCTGTTTGTGGAGATAAGGTCTCAGGATACCACTATGGACTCCTTACATGTGAAAGTTGTAAG GGTTTCTTCAAGAGGACAGTCCAAAACAAGAAGAGGTATACTTGTGCAGAAAACCAGGAGTGTAAAATAGACAAAACCCAGCGGAAGAGATGTCCCTGCTGCCGATTCCAGAAATGCCTTGATGTTGGCATGAGATTAGAAG CTGTGCGTGCAGACCGCATGCGTGGGGGTAGAAATAAGTTTGGCCCCATGTACAAGCGGGACAGAGCCATGAAGCAGCAGAAGAAGGCTTTGATCCGTTCCACGGGCTTCAAGCTGGAGTCTGCTCCTCCACAGCTCTCCCCTGTACAGACTAACTATGGCTTCACTGGCACCCTGCACAGCCTCCCATCCGTCCCCAAAGGCCTTATGCCCTCCATCCCAGCCTCCATCACCCCCACAGACTATGAGGCCAGCCTCTACGGACCCTCCTCCCTGGGGGTGGCCATGCAGCCCCATGGACCCTTGCCTACCCAGTACCTGTGCACAGCATTCCCCAGCAGGGCCATCAAGTCTGAGTACTCTGACCACCACACAAGCtccccagagtctctggtggggTACCCCTTTCCGGATGTGTACCCCTCCGGAGGCTCCCCACagcctccccccctctcccccctggtGCTAGAGCTGTTGCGCTGCGACCCAGATGAGATGCAGGTGCAGAGTAAGATCATGGCCTTCCTGCAGCAGGAGCAGAGTGGCCGGGGCCGGCAGGACAGGCTCAGCACCTTCAGCCTCATGTGTCGCATGGCCGACCAGACTCTGTTCTCCATAGTGGAGTGGGCCAGGAGCTGCATCTTCTTCAAGGAGCTCAAG GTGGGGGACCAGATGAAGCTTCTTCACAACTGTTGGTCTGAGCTGCTGGTCCTGGACCATGTCTTCAGACAAGTGCAACATGGGAAGGAGAGCAGCCTGCTGCTGGTTACTGGGCAGGAG ATGGATCTCTCATCCGTGGGGTCACAGGCGGGCTTGAGTCTGTCAGGCCTGGTCCAGAGAGGACAGGAGCTGGCTGGGAGGCTACTAGCCCTGCAggtggacaggagagaggttgcCTGCCTCaagttcctcctcctcttcaatcCCA ATGTGAAGCTGTTGGAGAACCAGGTGTTTGTGGAGAGTGTTCAGGAGCAGGTGAACGGGGCTCTGCTGGAGTACACTGTGTGCACCTACCCCCTGTATCTGGACAAATTCAGCCAGCTGGTGCTGCATCTGCCAGAGCTGCGTGCCCTCAGCACCCAGGCAGAGGACTACCTGCGCTACAAACACCTGAGTGGGGAGGTGCCCTGCAACAACCTGCTCATTGAGATGCTGCATGCCAAGAAGGCCTGTATATGA